One segment of Curtobacterium sp. MR_MD2014 DNA contains the following:
- a CDS encoding SecDF P1 head subdomain-containing protein, giving the protein MKGPRFTRLAAAAGLVAVLTGCATQAPPADGPAMKSLQLRAVVSEVEEACTAPPVTTDVAASACDQDGATTYRLAKSLGSITPTSAHLSDGEGAGGSIVLQLDRTDSDVLASATRETIDERMAILLDGRVISAPQVMEPLTGGEVTLAFGSSAEAREVDDRLRATTSEDSR; this is encoded by the coding sequence ATGAAGGGTCCACGGTTCACCCGCCTCGCGGCCGCCGCTGGCCTGGTCGCGGTCCTCACCGGTTGCGCGACCCAGGCGCCGCCTGCTGACGGTCCGGCGATGAAGTCGCTGCAGCTCCGAGCCGTCGTGTCGGAGGTCGAGGAGGCGTGCACTGCGCCGCCGGTCACCACTGACGTCGCAGCGTCGGCGTGTGACCAGGACGGCGCGACCACCTACCGGTTGGCGAAGTCGCTCGGGTCGATCACGCCGACCTCCGCGCACCTCTCCGACGGCGAAGGCGCGGGCGGGTCGATCGTGTTGCAGTTGGACAGGACCGACAGCGATGTCCTGGCCTCGGCCACCCGCGAGACGATCGACGAGCGCATGGCGATCCTCCTCGACGGCAGGGTGATCTCGGCGCCCCAGGTCATGGAACCCCTCACCGGCGGTGAGGTCACCCTCGCGTTCGGGTCGTCCGCCGAAGCTCGCGAGGTCGACGACCGCCTCCGCGCGACGACGTCCGAGGACTCCCGGTAG
- a CDS encoding NCS1 family nucleobase:cation symporter-1, which translates to MVTEIATPVAAPHAPRTTSSAAAGAGIVKPGYDPALTNEDLAPLREQRWTSYNIFAFWMSDVHSVGGYVTAGSLFALGIASWQVLVALVVGILIVQVFANLVAKPSQRTGVPYPVINRAVFGVIGANVPAVIRGLIATAWYGVQTFLAAQSLNIVFLKFVPGTAALLDHSFLGLSALGWISYGILWVAQAALFSMGMEAIRRFIDFAGPAVYVVMIALAVYLVARAGIGNISLTLHTGAPMSFGASIPVMLSAVAIVVSYFSGPMLNFGDFSRYGRSFRAVKRGNLWGLPINFLFFSVLTVLCASATVPVFGKLITDPIETVQAIDAPFAILLGGLTFVTATVGINIVANFISPAFDFSNVAPRRISWRTGGMIAAVGSVLLTPWNWYGNDQAILYTLGILGALIGPLFGILIAGYYLVAKQRVAVDDMYTKEPTARYWYRAGWNPNAMWTLLLAGAVSVASAVLPPATGVLPWLSNYSWFIGCGLGLVVFWALERRSPRMPVLASEDPTVDDGAAAGRD; encoded by the coding sequence TTGGTCACAGAGATCGCGACCCCGGTCGCCGCGCCCCACGCCCCCCGGACGACGTCGTCGGCAGCCGCCGGCGCCGGCATCGTCAAGCCCGGGTACGACCCGGCGCTCACCAACGAGGACCTCGCCCCGCTGCGCGAGCAGCGATGGACGAGCTACAACATCTTCGCCTTCTGGATGTCCGACGTGCACTCGGTCGGCGGGTACGTCACCGCCGGGTCGCTCTTCGCGCTCGGCATCGCGAGCTGGCAGGTGCTCGTCGCCCTGGTCGTCGGCATCCTCATCGTGCAGGTGTTCGCGAACCTCGTCGCGAAGCCGTCCCAGCGCACCGGGGTGCCGTACCCGGTCATCAACCGCGCGGTGTTCGGCGTCATCGGGGCGAACGTCCCCGCCGTCATCCGCGGCCTGATCGCGACGGCCTGGTACGGCGTGCAGACCTTCCTCGCCGCGCAGTCGCTCAACATCGTGTTCCTGAAGTTCGTCCCGGGCACAGCGGCGCTGCTCGACCACTCGTTCCTCGGGCTCTCCGCGCTGGGGTGGATCTCGTACGGCATCCTCTGGGTCGCGCAGGCCGCGCTCTTCTCGATGGGCATGGAGGCGATCCGCCGCTTCATCGACTTCGCCGGTCCGGCCGTCTACGTCGTGATGATCGCGCTCGCCGTCTACCTCGTCGCCCGGGCCGGCATCGGCAACATCTCGCTGACGCTGCACACGGGCGCGCCCATGTCGTTCGGTGCCTCGATCCCGGTCATGCTCTCGGCCGTGGCGATCGTCGTCAGCTACTTCTCCGGTCCGATGCTGAACTTCGGTGACTTCTCGCGCTACGGTCGCTCGTTCCGAGCCGTCAAGCGCGGCAACCTCTGGGGCCTGCCGATCAACTTCCTGTTCTTCTCGGTGCTCACCGTGCTCTGCGCGAGCGCGACGGTCCCGGTGTTCGGCAAGCTCATCACCGACCCGATCGAGACGGTCCAAGCGATCGACGCACCGTTCGCGATCCTGCTCGGCGGCCTGACGTTCGTCACCGCGACGGTCGGCATCAACATCGTCGCGAACTTCATCAGCCCCGCGTTCGACTTCTCGAACGTCGCCCCGCGGAGGATCAGCTGGCGGACGGGCGGCATGATCGCCGCGGTCGGCTCCGTGCTGCTGACGCCGTGGAACTGGTACGGCAACGACCAGGCGATCCTCTACACGCTCGGCATCCTCGGCGCGCTGATCGGCCCGCTGTTCGGGATCCTGATCGCCGGCTACTACCTGGTCGCGAAGCAGCGGGTGGCGGTCGACGACATGTACACGAAGGAGCCCACCGCCCGGTACTGGTACCGCGCGGGCTGGAACCCGAACGCGATGTGGACCCTGCTGCTCGCCGGCGCGGTGTCGGTCGCCAGCGCGGTGCTGCCGCCCGCGACGGGTGTCCTGCCGTGGTTGAGCAACTACAGCTGGTTCATCGGCTGCGGGCTCGGGCTGGTCGTCTTCTGGGCGCTCGAGCGTCGGTCGCCGCGGATGCCGGTGCTGGCATCGGAGGATCCGACGGTCGACGACGGCGCGGCTGCAGGACGCGACTGA
- a CDS encoding allantoate amidohydrolase: MTTTTGPATAEAPAAPTASTRAIADAATIVRWCDALAGISQDDGRTTRVYLSPEHARVNAVVAEWMRDAGLRTWQDAAGNLHGIVDGATPDAPVLLLGSHLDTVVDAGRYDGVVGVLMAIRTVARLTASGPLPFALQVIAFSDEEGTRFGKALLGSSAVAGVWDDAWWDLEDGDGVTLRRAFTDFGLDPERVGEAALPPERLVGYLEAHIEQGPHLEQAGQALGVVTSIASARRFTVEAVGEARHAGGTPYERRHDALLAAAEAALAVERICRAEQHVGTVGTMSVEPGAVNVVPGLARFSVDLRGEFDEGRDRVWESITAVFDEIGARRGVTVSPTEVHRAPAVFCAPALMDAVRAGIAATGEATPAELFSRAGHDAMSLGLVTDVAMLFLRNPDGISHHPDEFVSEDDVALGLDALAVAVERIADDRAETR, encoded by the coding sequence GTGACGACGACGACCGGACCCGCGACGGCCGAGGCCCCCGCGGCGCCGACCGCGAGCACCCGGGCGATCGCCGACGCCGCGACGATCGTCCGGTGGTGCGACGCGCTCGCCGGGATCTCGCAGGACGACGGACGCACCACCCGCGTCTACCTGTCGCCGGAGCACGCCCGGGTGAACGCCGTGGTCGCGGAGTGGATGCGCGACGCCGGACTCCGCACCTGGCAGGACGCCGCGGGCAACCTGCACGGCATCGTCGACGGTGCGACGCCGGACGCACCCGTGCTGCTGCTCGGCTCACACCTCGACACCGTGGTGGACGCCGGCCGGTACGACGGAGTGGTCGGCGTGCTCATGGCGATCCGCACGGTCGCGCGGCTCACGGCCTCCGGCCCGCTGCCCTTCGCGCTGCAGGTGATCGCGTTCTCCGACGAGGAAGGGACGCGCTTCGGCAAGGCACTGTTGGGCTCGTCGGCCGTGGCGGGGGTCTGGGACGACGCGTGGTGGGACCTCGAGGACGGCGACGGTGTCACGCTCCGCCGGGCCTTCACCGACTTCGGGCTCGATCCGGAACGCGTCGGCGAGGCGGCACTGCCCCCGGAGCGGCTCGTCGGCTACCTCGAGGCGCACATCGAGCAGGGCCCCCACCTCGAGCAGGCGGGGCAGGCGCTCGGTGTCGTCACGAGCATCGCGAGCGCCCGGCGGTTCACCGTCGAGGCCGTCGGCGAGGCACGGCACGCCGGCGGCACCCCGTACGAGCGGCGTCACGACGCGCTGCTCGCCGCGGCCGAGGCGGCGCTCGCCGTCGAGCGGATCTGTCGCGCCGAGCAGCACGTCGGCACCGTCGGCACGATGTCCGTCGAGCCCGGGGCGGTCAACGTCGTCCCCGGCCTGGCCCGGTTCAGCGTCGACCTGCGGGGGGAGTTCGACGAGGGACGTGACCGCGTCTGGGAGTCGATCACGGCGGTCTTCGACGAGATCGGAGCCCGTCGTGGCGTGACCGTGTCGCCGACCGAGGTGCACCGTGCCCCGGCGGTGTTCTGTGCCCCGGCGTTGATGGACGCCGTCCGTGCGGGGATCGCCGCGACCGGGGAGGCCACACCAGCGGAGCTCTTCTCGCGCGCCGGGCACGACGCGATGTCCCTCGGGCTGGTCACCGACGTCGCGATGCTGTTCCTGCGCAACCCCGACGGCATCAGCCATCACCCGGACGAGTTCGTCTCCGAGGACGACGTCGCGCTCGGCCTCGACGCGCTGGCCGTCGCCGTCGAGCGCATCGCCGACGACCGTGCGGAGACCCGGTGA
- a CDS encoding pyridoxal-phosphate-dependent aminotransferase family protein, with the protein MTQPVNPPARLLMGPGPIDADPRVLRALSTPLVGQYDPWMTTTMTATQELYRQVFGTRNDATVLVDGTSRAGIEAALVSLLAPGDRVLVPVFGRFGHLLAEIATRAGAEVHTIETAWGQIFPPSVIEDAVRRVRPKVLAIVQGDTSTTMNQPLDELGAICDRHGALLYTDATASIGGNPLETDAWGIDVVSAGLQKCLGGPSGTAPITLSPRAVAVLDGRRSIEAGIREADDVVSDDPIRSNYLDLAMILDYWGPRRLNHHTEAASMLYAANECARILLEEGRDAVVERHAIAGRAMLAGVEALGLQVFGDVAHKMHNVVAVEIPDGVVGDEVRGAMLEDHGIEIGTSFGPLHGRVWRIGTMGYNARKDTVVRTLAALEHCLRRAGHAVPQGAGVDAALDVHAGRVAPVGAAL; encoded by the coding sequence ATGACGCAGCCAGTCAACCCACCCGCCCGACTCCTGATGGGACCGGGGCCGATCGACGCCGACCCCCGCGTGCTCCGCGCGCTGTCGACCCCGCTCGTCGGGCAGTACGACCCGTGGATGACGACGACGATGACCGCGACGCAGGAGCTCTACCGCCAGGTCTTCGGGACACGGAACGACGCCACCGTGCTCGTCGACGGCACGTCCCGCGCGGGCATCGAAGCGGCCCTGGTGTCACTGCTCGCCCCGGGGGACCGGGTGCTCGTGCCGGTCTTCGGACGCTTCGGGCACCTGCTCGCCGAGATCGCGACCCGTGCCGGTGCCGAGGTGCACACCATCGAGACCGCGTGGGGGCAGATCTTCCCGCCGTCCGTGATCGAGGACGCGGTGCGCCGGGTCCGACCGAAGGTCCTGGCGATCGTGCAGGGCGACACCTCGACGACGATGAACCAGCCGCTCGACGAGCTCGGGGCGATCTGCGACCGGCACGGCGCCCTCCTCTACACCGACGCGACGGCGAGCATCGGCGGCAACCCGCTCGAGACCGACGCTTGGGGCATCGACGTCGTGAGCGCCGGCCTGCAGAAGTGCCTGGGCGGCCCCTCCGGCACTGCACCGATCACCCTGTCGCCGCGTGCCGTGGCCGTGCTCGACGGTCGCCGCAGCATCGAGGCCGGCATCCGCGAGGCCGACGACGTCGTGTCCGACGACCCGATCCGCTCGAACTACCTCGACCTCGCGATGATCCTCGACTACTGGGGCCCGCGGCGCCTCAACCACCACACCGAGGCCGCGTCGATGCTCTACGCCGCGAACGAGTGCGCCCGCATCCTGCTCGAGGAGGGGCGGGACGCCGTGGTCGAGCGCCACGCGATCGCCGGTCGCGCGATGCTCGCCGGGGTCGAGGCGCTCGGACTGCAGGTGTTCGGTGACGTCGCGCACAAGATGCACAACGTGGTCGCCGTGGAGATCCCGGACGGCGTCGTCGGCGACGAGGTCCGCGGCGCGATGCTCGAGGACCACGGCATCGAGATCGGGACCTCGTTCGGGCCGCTGCACGGACGGGTCTGGCGCATCGGCACGATGGGCTACAACGCCCGCAAGGACACCGTCGTGCGCACGCTGGCCGCCCTCGAACACTGCCTGCGCCGGGCCGGGCACGCCGTCCCGCAGGGCGCCGGGGTCGACGCCGCGCTCGACGTCCACGCCGGCCGCGTCGCGCCGGTCGGGGCAGCCCTGTGA
- a CDS encoding uridine kinase family protein, with amino-acid sequence MDQDTVLEHIAERSRVVGHPLVVGISGFCGSGKSTLARGLVAALPDAVRLRGDDFLDPARSHRRSSDWDGVERDRLVSTVLEPFRGGRPGHFQRYDWARRALGPEEPLPQARILVLDLIGLFHPEALPAIDATVWCDVDLDTAARRGTARDRALGRSHDALWRDVWIPNDRDFAQRFAPRDAADLLVEPSR; translated from the coding sequence ATGGACCAGGACACCGTCCTCGAGCACATCGCCGAGCGATCGCGGGTCGTGGGGCACCCGCTGGTCGTCGGCATCTCCGGCTTCTGCGGCTCCGGCAAGTCGACGCTCGCACGCGGCCTCGTCGCAGCACTGCCCGATGCCGTGCGGCTCCGCGGCGACGACTTCCTGGACCCCGCTCGATCGCACCGCCGTTCCTCGGACTGGGACGGAGTGGAGCGCGACCGCCTGGTCTCGACGGTACTGGAACCGTTCCGAGGAGGACGGCCCGGGCACTTCCAGCGGTACGACTGGGCACGGCGGGCCCTCGGTCCCGAGGAACCGCTCCCGCAGGCGAGGATCCTCGTCCTGGACCTCATCGGACTCTTCCACCCCGAGGCGTTGCCCGCGATCGACGCGACCGTCTGGTGCGACGTCGACCTCGACACCGCAGCTCGCCGCGGTACGGCCCGCGACCGGGCACTCGGCCGCAGTCACGACGCGCTCTGGCGCGACGTCTGGATCCCGAACGACCGGGACTTCGCGCAGCGCTTCGCGCCCCGCGACGCTGCCGACCTGCTCGTCGAGCCGTCCCGCTGA
- a CDS encoding GNAT family N-acetyltransferase, with protein MPWPRAVPLSADRLCLEPLTVEHADVMVDVLAPVELYHFTGGGPPSLEELRARYTRQVRGRSQDGTAGWLNWIIRPRQGRAPIGFVQATLHRTAQVTTADLAWLVTPSGQGHGFATESAERAATWLRSVDVRELRARIHPEHGASARVALRIGMHPTSTRCDDEVLWRERPPASDER; from the coding sequence ATGCCGTGGCCGCGCGCCGTCCCGCTCAGCGCAGACCGTCTCTGCCTCGAACCCCTGACCGTCGAACACGCCGACGTGATGGTGGACGTGCTCGCGCCGGTGGAGCTGTACCACTTCACCGGCGGCGGACCGCCGAGCCTGGAGGAACTCCGTGCGCGCTACACCCGTCAGGTCCGGGGTCGGTCCCAGGACGGCACCGCAGGGTGGCTGAACTGGATCATCCGCCCCCGCCAGGGCCGCGCGCCGATCGGGTTCGTGCAGGCGACCCTGCACCGGACCGCCCAGGTCACGACGGCGGACCTCGCCTGGCTCGTCACGCCGAGCGGGCAAGGGCACGGGTTCGCGACCGAATCCGCGGAGCGCGCAGCGACGTGGCTGCGCTCGGTCGACGTGCGGGAGCTCAGGGCGCGGATCCACCCGGAGCACGGAGCCTCAGCACGTGTCGCCCTGCGGATCGGGATGCACCCGACGAGCACCCGTTGCGACGACGAGGTCCTCTGGCGGGAGCGACCACCAGCAAGCGACGAGCGCTGA
- a CDS encoding aspartate/glutamate racemase family protein, producing MRIRVVNPNTTPSMTASIGRAAAAVAGTGTVVEAVTPITGPASIESHYEEALAVPGLLEQIALGEQEGVDAYVVACFGDPGLDAARELAVGPVLGIAEAGFHAAAMLGRRFGVVTTLARTTGRAWELAERYGFASLVTEVRACEVPVLQLDDPTSGARELVVEECRAVLAGGADAVVLGCAGMAAFCAEVSREIGAPVVDGVAAATVLAESLVRLGLRTGKTGEYAPPPPKPVTGLLSGFTLQRSDVSAPIVLAGASA from the coding sequence TTGCGCATCCGCGTCGTCAACCCCAACACCACCCCGTCGATGACGGCCTCGATCGGCCGCGCCGCGGCCGCGGTCGCCGGAACCGGCACCGTCGTCGAGGCGGTGACGCCCATCACCGGACCCGCCTCGATCGAGAGTCACTACGAGGAGGCCCTGGCGGTCCCCGGGCTCCTGGAGCAGATCGCGCTCGGCGAGCAGGAGGGTGTCGACGCGTACGTCGTCGCGTGCTTCGGCGACCCGGGTCTCGACGCCGCGCGCGAGCTGGCCGTCGGGCCGGTGCTCGGGATCGCCGAGGCCGGCTTCCACGCCGCTGCGATGCTGGGGCGCCGGTTCGGGGTCGTCACGACGCTGGCGCGCACGACCGGACGGGCGTGGGAGCTCGCGGAGCGCTACGGGTTCGCGTCCCTGGTGACCGAGGTCCGTGCGTGCGAGGTGCCGGTGCTGCAGCTCGACGATCCGACGTCGGGCGCCCGGGAGCTCGTCGTCGAGGAGTGCCGCGCCGTGCTCGCCGGCGGCGCCGATGCGGTGGTGCTCGGCTGCGCGGGCATGGCCGCGTTCTGTGCCGAGGTCTCGCGCGAGATCGGTGCGCCGGTGGTCGACGGGGTGGCTGCGGCGACGGTGCTCGCGGAGTCGCTCGTCCGGCTCGGGCTGCGCACGGGCAAGACCGGCGAGTACGCGCCTCCGCCACCGAAGCCGGTGACCGGGCTCCTGTCCGGGTTCACGCTGCAGAGGTCCGACGTCTCCGCGCCGATCGTGCTCGCGGGGGCCTCGGCATGA
- a CDS encoding VanZ family protein: protein MSDIPYGEVPALPVASVFGIIVFVVHLVFLLRSGRFTWQRATVAGVIAVYAAGILANTVFPVFLDPLPDAEPWTPALALIPFSDYEAADAVTNVVVFAPLGVLIPLLMRRPSWWKVLLAAAAVSLAIELLQLAAQRLFSGGHVADVNDFIWNTVGGVLGYAVFVLASRTPGLSRLLDVFRWHPAPREEHVA from the coding sequence ATGTCAGACATTCCGTACGGCGAAGTCCCCGCCCTGCCCGTTGCATCCGTCTTCGGCATCATCGTCTTCGTCGTGCACCTGGTGTTCCTGCTCCGGTCCGGACGGTTCACCTGGCAGCGCGCGACCGTCGCTGGGGTGATCGCTGTCTACGCCGCGGGCATCCTCGCGAACACCGTCTTCCCCGTGTTCCTCGATCCACTCCCCGACGCTGAGCCGTGGACGCCAGCGCTGGCGCTGATCCCGTTCTCCGACTACGAAGCTGCGGACGCGGTGACCAACGTGGTCGTGTTCGCCCCGCTGGGCGTCCTGATCCCGCTCCTGATGCGCCGCCCGTCCTGGTGGAAGGTCCTCCTCGCCGCCGCGGCGGTGAGCCTGGCGATCGAACTGCTGCAGCTTGCTGCGCAGCGGCTCTTCTCCGGTGGCCACGTCGCCGACGTCAACGACTTCATCTGGAACACCGTCGGTGGGGTCCTCGGCTACGCGGTCTTCGTCCTGGCGTCACGGACGCCGGGCCTGTCCCGTCTCCTCGACGTCTTCCGCTGGCACCCGGCACCGAGGGAAGAACACGTCGCCTGA
- the allB gene encoding allantoinase AllB: protein MSAAVGADLVLRARRAWVDGVLRPAAVVVRDGVVDAVLPFGAAVAASLDRTVPDEHVLLPGLVDTHVHVNEPGRTEWEGFASATRAAALGGVTTIIDMPLNSIPATVDVDALAVKRASAAGRVAVDVGFWGGAVPANAGARGPLHDAGVFGFKCFTAPSGVDEFPHLDPVQLRAAIEEVAELDALLIVHAEDPDHLVPHETLGGRYADFLATRPSSAEQSAVARVLDGARSTGARVHVLHLSDAGVLPMIRAAKADGVRVTVETCPHYLAFEAGSIPDGATEFKCCPPIRDDANRDALWAGLLDGTIDCVVSDHSPSTADLKTDDWGSAWGGIAGLQVGFRAVWTEAVRRGLPLDAVLPWFTTGPAAIVGFHDRGRIAPGAVAHLAVLDPAAEGVVEVSALAHRNPVSAYAGLHTLGVVTETWLRGRLVATAGHGVTAVEGVLLDRPAAPQHARNGRFATLVPGTEAS from the coding sequence ATGAGCGCCGCGGTGGGCGCCGACCTGGTGCTCCGCGCTCGGCGGGCGTGGGTCGACGGCGTCCTCCGCCCGGCCGCGGTGGTGGTCCGCGACGGCGTGGTCGACGCGGTCCTGCCGTTCGGTGCCGCGGTCGCGGCCTCGCTCGACCGCACCGTGCCCGACGAGCACGTGCTCCTGCCCGGGCTCGTCGACACGCACGTGCACGTCAACGAACCCGGTCGCACCGAATGGGAGGGCTTCGCCTCGGCCACGCGGGCGGCGGCCCTCGGCGGCGTGACCACGATCATCGACATGCCGCTCAACTCGATCCCGGCCACGGTCGACGTCGACGCCCTCGCGGTGAAGCGGGCGAGCGCCGCGGGCCGGGTCGCGGTGGACGTCGGGTTCTGGGGCGGCGCGGTCCCCGCGAACGCCGGAGCACGCGGTCCGCTGCACGACGCCGGGGTCTTCGGCTTCAAGTGCTTCACCGCGCCGAGCGGTGTGGACGAGTTCCCGCACCTCGACCCGGTACAGCTCCGAGCGGCGATCGAGGAGGTCGCCGAGCTCGACGCCCTGCTCATCGTGCACGCCGAGGACCCGGACCACCTCGTGCCGCACGAGACGCTCGGCGGACGGTACGCCGACTTCCTCGCCACCCGTCCGAGCAGCGCCGAGCAGTCCGCGGTCGCGCGGGTCCTCGACGGCGCGCGGTCGACGGGTGCCCGCGTGCACGTGCTGCACCTGTCCGACGCCGGGGTCCTCCCGATGATCCGCGCCGCGAAGGCCGACGGGGTCCGGGTGACCGTCGAGACGTGTCCGCACTACCTGGCGTTCGAGGCCGGGTCGATCCCGGACGGCGCGACCGAGTTCAAGTGCTGCCCGCCGATCCGCGACGACGCGAACCGCGACGCGCTCTGGGCGGGGCTGCTCGACGGCACGATCGACTGCGTCGTGTCGGACCACTCGCCGTCCACAGCCGACCTGAAGACCGACGACTGGGGGTCGGCGTGGGGCGGCATCGCCGGACTCCAGGTGGGCTTCCGGGCGGTCTGGACCGAGGCCGTGCGCCGGGGGCTCCCGCTCGACGCCGTCCTGCCCTGGTTCACGACCGGCCCCGCGGCGATCGTCGGCTTCCACGACCGCGGTCGGATCGCGCCGGGTGCGGTCGCGCACCTCGCCGTCCTCGACCCGGCGGCCGAGGGCGTCGTCGAGGTGTCGGCCCTGGCCCACCGCAACCCGGTGTCCGCGTACGCCGGCCTGCACACGCTCGGGGTCGTCACCGAGACCTGGCTCCGCGGGCGGCTCGTGGCGACGGCCGGCCACGGGGTCACCGCCGTCGAGGGGGTCCTGCTCGACCGCCCCGCGGCGCCGCAACACGCACGAAACGGACGTTTCGCTACGCTCGTTCCCGGAACGGAGGCATCATGA
- a CDS encoding VOC family protein, with product MTAPLVSDVAHAGLTVDDLDDALVLWCSGLGFALGRTFTLDTRTTTATTGVQGSTIRAATVTLGDQRIELLQYDPPRSGRASDSPAHTGTVHIALTVSDLDRVLDLCAAHGWRPVGEPHEMTSGARTGTRIIYLEGALGGFLELIAPPQLP from the coding sequence ATGACAGCACCACTCGTCTCGGACGTCGCTCACGCCGGGCTCACCGTGGACGACCTCGACGACGCGCTGGTGCTGTGGTGCTCCGGTCTCGGCTTCGCGCTCGGACGGACCTTCACGCTCGACACGCGGACCACGACTGCGACCACCGGTGTCCAGGGATCCACCATCCGTGCAGCCACGGTCACGCTCGGGGACCAACGGATCGAACTGCTGCAGTACGACCCTCCCCGCTCGGGTCGAGCATCCGACTCCCCCGCGCACACCGGCACGGTCCACATCGCGCTGACCGTCTCGGACCTCGACCGCGTGCTCGACCTCTGCGCAGCACACGGCTGGCGGCCCGTCGGGGAACCGCACGAGATGACCAGTGGCGCCCGGACCGGCACACGGATCATCTACCTCGAGGGGGCGCTCGGCGGCTTCCTCGAACTGATCGCCCCACCGCAGCTTCCCTGA
- a CDS encoding VOC family protein has protein sequence MTTGIRIDHVGVTVPDVEAATAFFANAFDAVVLYDVRRTTDEPNGTPEAHRYLGIPSSMAQGAIRMLALPEGPGLELFEYRGPDQRAAAHPSDLGWQHLALYVDDLDAALARAESAGAVRNSDPRPLRGEEAGEGNRFVYTRTPWGSTLEMVTYPTPQPYLLHAPRAKWAPWPDVAQLRQLDRA, from the coding sequence ATGACCACGGGCATCCGGATCGACCACGTCGGCGTCACCGTGCCGGACGTGGAGGCCGCCACGGCGTTCTTCGCGAACGCCTTCGACGCCGTCGTGCTGTACGACGTGCGCCGGACCACCGACGAGCCGAACGGCACACCGGAGGCCCACCGCTACCTCGGCATCCCGTCGTCGATGGCGCAGGGCGCGATCCGCATGCTCGCGCTGCCCGAGGGACCCGGACTCGAGCTCTTCGAGTACCGCGGGCCCGACCAGCGCGCCGCCGCGCACCCGTCGGACCTCGGGTGGCAGCACCTGGCGCTGTACGTCGACGACCTCGACGCAGCCCTCGCCCGCGCGGAGTCCGCCGGTGCCGTCCGCAACTCGGACCCGCGGCCGCTGCGCGGCGAGGAGGCCGGGGAGGGCAACCGGTTCGTCTACACGCGCACCCCGTGGGGGTCGACGCTCGAGATGGTCACCTACCCGACGCCGCAGCCGTACCTGCTGCACGCGCCGCGGGCGAAGTGGGCGCCGTGGCCGGACGTCGCCCAGCTCCGGCAACTGGACCGGGCCTGA
- a CDS encoding VOC family protein has translation MTVAIGLSRLRFVESDFEGAHHLAFTIPTGSFDLARRWLGQRVLLLSVDDRTEFGGPPSWDSRSMYFDGPDDQVLELIERRALPPREVDSFAADDLVCVSEIGVAVPDVLAAVATLRAADLQPYGNEPTSEFAAVGDVDGLLILVTPGRAWFPTSTRHVADTAVTVRTSVQQEVTLGAGKRLRPVTAGLGGRPVTD, from the coding sequence GTGACCGTGGCCATCGGCCTGAGCCGGCTGCGCTTCGTGGAGAGCGACTTCGAGGGCGCGCACCACCTCGCGTTCACCATCCCGACCGGGTCGTTCGACCTGGCCCGCCGGTGGCTCGGACAGCGCGTGCTGCTCCTGTCGGTCGACGATCGGACGGAGTTCGGAGGACCCCCGTCGTGGGACTCGCGGTCGATGTACTTCGACGGCCCTGATGACCAGGTACTGGAACTCATCGAACGTCGAGCCCTGCCTCCCCGAGAGGTGGATTCCTTCGCCGCTGACGATCTCGTCTGCGTGAGCGAGATCGGCGTGGCAGTCCCGGACGTCCTCGCCGCGGTCGCGACCCTGCGAGCAGCAGACCTCCAGCCCTACGGGAACGAGCCCACCAGCGAGTTCGCTGCCGTCGGAGACGTCGACGGTCTCCTCATCCTGGTCACCCCCGGCCGCGCGTGGTTCCCGACCAGCACGCGTCACGTCGCGGACACCGCCGTCACGGTGCGCACCTCCGTGCAGCAGGAGGTGACGCTCGGTGCTGGGAAACGCCTCCGGCCCGTGACTGCTGGTCTCGGCGGACGTCCGGTGACCGACTGA